From a single Silene latifolia isolate original U9 population chromosome 6, ASM4854445v1, whole genome shotgun sequence genomic region:
- the LOC141658451 gene encoding uncharacterized protein LOC141658451 — protein sequence MGSLMAGWDSPSIDSKHETLMRNKSQTIERIEEYWKLRKRTEDEHLNAISPRTSETVGEVANKEYKRSNSLPIVDSKRGKIKPTKEVDVNVDVDAAELMRRKCWWTRSNWAFLNEPPVIESEVPRYKYASQHHVATLGPCN from the exons ATGGGTTCTCTTATGGCTGGATGGGATTCTCCTAGCATAGATTCTAAACATG AGACTTTAATGAGAAACAAGTCACAAACCATAGAAAGGATTGAAGAATATTGGAAACTAAGGAAAAGAACAGAGGATGAACATCTCAACGCTATTTCTCCTAGGACCTCTGAG ACGGTGGGAGAAGTGGCTAATAAAGAGTATAAAAGAAGTAATTCGTTGCCAATCGTCGATAGCAAACGAGGTAAAATCAAACCAACCAAGGAAGTCGATGTTAATGTTGATGTTGATGCCGCGGAACTTATGAGGAGGAAATGCTG GTGGACTAGAAGCAATTGGGCATTCCTAAATGAGCCACCAGTGATAGAATCAGAGGTTCCAAGATACAAGTATGCCTCTCAGCATCATGTTGCTACTTTGGGCCCTTGCAACTAA